One part of the Chrysemys picta bellii isolate R12L10 chromosome 14, ASM1138683v2, whole genome shotgun sequence genome encodes these proteins:
- the VPS4A gene encoding vacuolar protein sorting-associated protein 4A isoform X1: MTTSTLQKAIDLVTKATEEDKAKNYEEALRLYQHAVEYFLHAIKYEAHSDKAKESIRAKCVQYLDRAEKLKDYLRNKDKQSKKPVKESPNDSKGSDSDSEGENPEKKKLQEQLMGAIVMEKPNVRWSDVAGLEGAKEALKEAVILPIKFPHLFTGKRTPWRGILLFGPPGTGKSYLAKAVATEANNSTFFSVSSSDLMSKWLGESEKLVKNLFELARQHKPSIIFIDEVDSLCGSRNENESEAGRRIKTEFLVQMQGVGNNNDGTLVLGATNIPWVLDSAIRRRFEKRIYIPLPEEAARAQMFRLHLGNTPRILTEANIHELARKTDGYSGADISVIVRDALMQPVRKVQSATHFKKVRGPSRTNPSVTIDDLLTPCSPGDPEAIEMTWMEVPSEKLLEPVICMSDMLRSLATTRPTVNAEDLLKVKKFTDDFGQEG, from the exons ATGACAACATCAACCCTGCAG AAAGCTATCGATCTGGTAACAAAAGCGACTGAGGAGGATAAGGCCAAGAACTATGAGGAGGCGCTGCGGCTGTACCAGCACGCAGTGGAGTACTTTCTACATGCCATCAAAT ATGAGGCTCACAGTGACAAGGCGAAGGAGAGCATCCGGGCGAAGTGCGTGCAGTACCTGGATCGGGCGGAGAAGCTGAAGGATTATCTACGCAACAAAGACAAACAAAGCAAGAAGCCTGTCAAAGAGTCTCCAAATGATAGCAAGGG GAGCGACAGTGACAGCGAGGGTGAGAATCCGGAGAAGAAGAAGCTGCAGGAGCAGCTGATGG GTGCCATTGTGATGGAGAAGCCCAATGTGCGGTGGAGCGATGTGGCTGGCCTGGAGGGCGCCAAGGAGGCTCTGAAGGAGGCTGTGATTTTACCCATTAAATTCCCACACTTATTCACAG gtaaGCGCACCCCCTGGCGTGGGATTCTGCTCTTTGGGCCCCCTGGCACGGGGAAGTCGTACCTGGCCAAGGCTGTGGCCACCGAGGCCAACAACTCCACGTTCTTCTCCGTGTCGTCCTCGGACCTGATGTCGAAGTGGCTGGGAGAGAGCGAGAA GCTGGTGAAGAATCTCTTCGAGCTGGCAAGGCAGCACAAACCCTCCATCATCTTCATCGACGAGGTGGACTCTTTGTGCGGCTCCCGGAATGAGAACGAGAGCGAGGCTGGCCGCAGGATCAAGACGGAGTTCCTGGTGCAGATGCAGG GTGTTGGTAATAACAACGACGGGACCCTGGTCCTCGGTGCCACAAATATCCCCTGGGTCTTAGACTCGGCCATTAGGAGAAG GTTCGAGAAGCGCATCTACATCCCCTTGCCGGAGGAGGCGGCCCGAGCCCAGATGTTCAGGCTGCACCTGGGGAACACACCACGCATCCTGACAGAGGCCAACATCCACGAGCTGGCCAGGAAGACGGACGGCTACTCGGGGGCCGACATCAGCGTCATCGTGCGCGACGCCCTCATGCAGCCCGTCCGCAAAGTGCAGTCGGCCACACACTTCAAGAAG GTGCGAGGCCCGTCTCGAACCAATCCCAGCGTAAccatagatgacctcctgacccCATGCTCGCCGGGGGACCCCGAAGCCATTGAGATGACTTGGATGGAGGTGCCTAGTGAGAAGCTGCTGGAGCCAGTGATCTGCATG TCAGATATGCTGCGCTCGCTGGCCACCACCCGCCCCACCGTGAATGCAGAGGACCTCCTGAAGGTGAAGAAATTCACAGACGACTTTGGACAGGAAGGTTAA
- the VPS4A gene encoding vacuolar protein sorting-associated protein 4A isoform X2, whose protein sequence is MGAIVMEKPNVRWSDVAGLEGAKEALKEAVILPIKFPHLFTGKRTPWRGILLFGPPGTGKSYLAKAVATEANNSTFFSVSSSDLMSKWLGESEKLVKNLFELARQHKPSIIFIDEVDSLCGSRNENESEAGRRIKTEFLVQMQGVGNNNDGTLVLGATNIPWVLDSAIRRRFEKRIYIPLPEEAARAQMFRLHLGNTPRILTEANIHELARKTDGYSGADISVIVRDALMQPVRKVQSATHFKKVRGPSRTNPSVTIDDLLTPCSPGDPEAIEMTWMEVPSEKLLEPVICMSDMLRSLATTRPTVNAEDLLKVKKFTDDFGQEG, encoded by the exons ATGG GTGCCATTGTGATGGAGAAGCCCAATGTGCGGTGGAGCGATGTGGCTGGCCTGGAGGGCGCCAAGGAGGCTCTGAAGGAGGCTGTGATTTTACCCATTAAATTCCCACACTTATTCACAG gtaaGCGCACCCCCTGGCGTGGGATTCTGCTCTTTGGGCCCCCTGGCACGGGGAAGTCGTACCTGGCCAAGGCTGTGGCCACCGAGGCCAACAACTCCACGTTCTTCTCCGTGTCGTCCTCGGACCTGATGTCGAAGTGGCTGGGAGAGAGCGAGAA GCTGGTGAAGAATCTCTTCGAGCTGGCAAGGCAGCACAAACCCTCCATCATCTTCATCGACGAGGTGGACTCTTTGTGCGGCTCCCGGAATGAGAACGAGAGCGAGGCTGGCCGCAGGATCAAGACGGAGTTCCTGGTGCAGATGCAGG GTGTTGGTAATAACAACGACGGGACCCTGGTCCTCGGTGCCACAAATATCCCCTGGGTCTTAGACTCGGCCATTAGGAGAAG GTTCGAGAAGCGCATCTACATCCCCTTGCCGGAGGAGGCGGCCCGAGCCCAGATGTTCAGGCTGCACCTGGGGAACACACCACGCATCCTGACAGAGGCCAACATCCACGAGCTGGCCAGGAAGACGGACGGCTACTCGGGGGCCGACATCAGCGTCATCGTGCGCGACGCCCTCATGCAGCCCGTCCGCAAAGTGCAGTCGGCCACACACTTCAAGAAG GTGCGAGGCCCGTCTCGAACCAATCCCAGCGTAAccatagatgacctcctgacccCATGCTCGCCGGGGGACCCCGAAGCCATTGAGATGACTTGGATGGAGGTGCCTAGTGAGAAGCTGCTGGAGCCAGTGATCTGCATG TCAGATATGCTGCGCTCGCTGGCCACCACCCGCCCCACCGTGAATGCAGAGGACCTCCTGAAGGTGAAGAAATTCACAGACGACTTTGGACAGGAAGGTTAA
- the COG8 gene encoding conserved oligomeric Golgi complex subunit 8 isoform X2, with protein sequence MAAAGAALEEASLLAWLFRGAPGPAPGPELAGYLAELAGLGLEALGREPGRLAEERALAAAQTRHLAFAHYKIFIRSAECTSETGRGFGGIERGLARLLGRLPGFQETCRSFLRDAEEIASSRRMNSLTLNRHTEILEILEIPQLMDTCVRNGYYEEALELAAYVRRLERKHSSIPVVQGIVDEVHQSSQLMLNHLIQQLRTNIQLPACLRVIGYLRRMDVFTEAELRIKFLQARDAWLHSIQASIPDDDPYFHITKTIEACRVHLFDIITQYRAIFSDEEPLLPPGEHVVNESAIFHGWVLQKVSQFLQVLDNDLQRGVGSRLDSLLGQCMYFGLSFSRVGADFRGQLAPVFQQVAFGTFRKAIQEAVDKFQDEMNSYTLISAPAVLGSTIPVTVPATQPGTLQPPMVLLDFPPLACFLNNILVAFNDLRLCCPVALAQDVTTSLEAALGKVTKTILAFHRAEEAAFSSREQELFAQFCTVFLEDLLPYLNRCLHVLFPPAQIAQTLGVPPTQLHKYGSLGCVDVNVIKEPLAFILPKREAMFTPDEKELAQESPAPAPEIPGPEQGVEPSLNEAGDPVSWQASGWAARILQHEMDHLQGILYIDKMESQTFVNTRWTEVTE encoded by the exons ATGGCGGCGGCCGGCGCGGCCCTGGAGGAGGCCAGCCTGCTGGCCTGGCTGTTCCGCGGGGCGCCGGGGCCGGCGCCAGGGCCGGAGCTGGCCGGGTACCTGGCGGAgctggcggggctggggctggaggcgctgggccgcgagccgggccgcCTGGCCGAGGAGCGGGCGCTGGCCGCCGCCCAGACGCGGCACTTGGCCTTCGCCCACTACAAGATCTTCATCCGCTCGGCCGAGTGCACCAGCGAGACGGGCCGCGGCTTCGGGGGCATCGAGCGCGGCTTGGCCCGGCTCCTGGGGCGGCTGCCCGGCTTCCAGGAGACCTGCAG GAGCTTCTTGCGGGACGCCGAGGAAATCGCCTCCAGCCGCCGCATGAACAGCCTGACCCTGAACCGGCACACGGAGATCTTGGAGATCCTGGAGATCCCGCAGCTGATGGACACCTGCGTCCGCAACGGCTACTATGAGGAGGCCCTGGAGCTCGCTGCCTACGTGCGCCGGCTGGAGAGGAAACACTCCTCCATCCCCGTCGTCCAG GGCATTGTGGACGAagtgcatcagtcttcacagctgatgCTGAATCACTTGATCCAGCAACTGCGCACTAATATCCAGCTGCCTGCTTGCCTGCGTGTCATTGGCTACTTGCGGCGCATGGATGTCTTCACAGAGGCCGAACTGCGCATCAAGTTTCTGCAGGCCCGGGACGCCTGGCTCCACTCCATCCAGGCCTCCATCCCTGATGACGACCCCTACTTCCACATCACCAAGACCATCGAGGCCTGCCGCGTCCATCTCTTTGACATCATCACACAGTATCGCGCCATCTTCTCGGACGAGGAGCCGTTGCTGCCTCCTGGCGAGCATGTGGTCAACGAGAGTGCCATCTTCCATGGCTGGGTGCTGCAGAAGGTTTCACAATTCCTGCAGGTTCTGGACAATGACCTCCAGCGGGGGGTGGGCAGCCGCTTGGACTCACTGTTGGGTCAGTGCATGTACTTTGGCCTGTCCTTCAGCAGGGTGGGAGCTGATTTCCGGGGCCAGCTGGCCCCAGTGTTCCAGCAAGTTGCATTTGGCACTTTCAGGAAGGCGATTCAGGAAGCAGTGGACAAATTCCAAGATGAGATGAACTCCTACACGCTGATCTCTGCTCCTGCTGTCCTAGGCAGCACCATCCCTGTGACAGTGCCAGCCACCCAGCCAGGAACCCTGCAGCCTCCCATGGTGCTGCTGGACTTCCCACCTCTTGCCTGCTTCCTGAACAACATTCTGGTTGCCTTCAATGACCTGCGTCTCTGCTGCCCTGTGGCTCTTGCCCAGGATGTAACGACTTCCCTGGAGGCTGCCCTTGGCAAG gTGACTAAAACAATCCTGGCTTTTCACCGGGCAGAGGAGGCAGCTTTCAGCAGCCGGGAGCAGGAGCTTTTTGCTCAGTTCTGTACAGTGTTCCTGGAAGATCTGCTCCCCTACCTTAACCGTTGCCTCCACGTCCTCTTTCCCCCCGCCCAGATAGCACAGACCCTGG GTGTTCCTCCCACGCAGCTGCACAAGTACGGCAGCCTTGGCTGTGTGGACGTGAATGTGATCAAGGAGCCACTCGCCTTCATCCTGCCAAAGAGAGAGGCCATGTTCACTCCAGACGAGAAGGAACTGGCCCAGGAGAGCCCAGCACCTGCACCAGAAATTCCAGGGCCAGAGCAGGGAGTAGAACCCA gcctgaatgaggcaggagatcCCGTTTCCTGGCAGGCAAGCGGGTGGGCGGCCCGCATCCTCCAGCATGAGATGGACCACCTGCAGGGCATCCTGTACATCGACAAAATGGAGAGCCAGACCTTTGTGAACACGCGCTGGACGGAGGTGACCGAGTGA
- the COG8 gene encoding conserved oligomeric Golgi complex subunit 8 isoform X1, giving the protein MAAAGAALEEASLLAWLFRGAPGPAPGPELAGYLAELAGLGLEALGREPGRLAEERALAAAQTRHLAFAHYKIFIRSAECTSETGRGFGGIERGLARLLGRLPGFQETCRSFLRDAEEIASSRRMNSLTLNRHTEILEILEIPQLMDTCVRNGYYEEALELAAYVRRLERKHSSIPVVQGIVDEVHQSSQLMLNHLIQQLRTNIQLPACLRVIGYLRRMDVFTEAELRIKFLQARDAWLHSIQASIPDDDPYFHITKTIEACRVHLFDIITQYRAIFSDEEPLLPPGEHVVNESAIFHGWVLQKVSQFLQVLDNDLQRGVGSRLDSLLGQCMYFGLSFSRVGADFRGQLAPVFQQVAFGTFRKAIQEAVDKFQDEMNSYTLISAPAVLGSTIPVTVPATQPGTLQPPMVLLDFPPLACFLNNILVAFNDLRLCCPVALAQDVTTSLEAALGKVTKTILAFHRAEEAAFSSREQELFAQFCTVFLEDLLPYLNRCLHVLFPPAQIAQTLGVPPTQLHKYGSLGCVDVNVIKEPLAFILPKREAMFTPDEKELAQESPAPAPEIPGPEQGVEPSAQLPPVAGEESSVNAMAVLQPDVPVATT; this is encoded by the exons ATGGCGGCGGCCGGCGCGGCCCTGGAGGAGGCCAGCCTGCTGGCCTGGCTGTTCCGCGGGGCGCCGGGGCCGGCGCCAGGGCCGGAGCTGGCCGGGTACCTGGCGGAgctggcggggctggggctggaggcgctgggccgcgagccgggccgcCTGGCCGAGGAGCGGGCGCTGGCCGCCGCCCAGACGCGGCACTTGGCCTTCGCCCACTACAAGATCTTCATCCGCTCGGCCGAGTGCACCAGCGAGACGGGCCGCGGCTTCGGGGGCATCGAGCGCGGCTTGGCCCGGCTCCTGGGGCGGCTGCCCGGCTTCCAGGAGACCTGCAG GAGCTTCTTGCGGGACGCCGAGGAAATCGCCTCCAGCCGCCGCATGAACAGCCTGACCCTGAACCGGCACACGGAGATCTTGGAGATCCTGGAGATCCCGCAGCTGATGGACACCTGCGTCCGCAACGGCTACTATGAGGAGGCCCTGGAGCTCGCTGCCTACGTGCGCCGGCTGGAGAGGAAACACTCCTCCATCCCCGTCGTCCAG GGCATTGTGGACGAagtgcatcagtcttcacagctgatgCTGAATCACTTGATCCAGCAACTGCGCACTAATATCCAGCTGCCTGCTTGCCTGCGTGTCATTGGCTACTTGCGGCGCATGGATGTCTTCACAGAGGCCGAACTGCGCATCAAGTTTCTGCAGGCCCGGGACGCCTGGCTCCACTCCATCCAGGCCTCCATCCCTGATGACGACCCCTACTTCCACATCACCAAGACCATCGAGGCCTGCCGCGTCCATCTCTTTGACATCATCACACAGTATCGCGCCATCTTCTCGGACGAGGAGCCGTTGCTGCCTCCTGGCGAGCATGTGGTCAACGAGAGTGCCATCTTCCATGGCTGGGTGCTGCAGAAGGTTTCACAATTCCTGCAGGTTCTGGACAATGACCTCCAGCGGGGGGTGGGCAGCCGCTTGGACTCACTGTTGGGTCAGTGCATGTACTTTGGCCTGTCCTTCAGCAGGGTGGGAGCTGATTTCCGGGGCCAGCTGGCCCCAGTGTTCCAGCAAGTTGCATTTGGCACTTTCAGGAAGGCGATTCAGGAAGCAGTGGACAAATTCCAAGATGAGATGAACTCCTACACGCTGATCTCTGCTCCTGCTGTCCTAGGCAGCACCATCCCTGTGACAGTGCCAGCCACCCAGCCAGGAACCCTGCAGCCTCCCATGGTGCTGCTGGACTTCCCACCTCTTGCCTGCTTCCTGAACAACATTCTGGTTGCCTTCAATGACCTGCGTCTCTGCTGCCCTGTGGCTCTTGCCCAGGATGTAACGACTTCCCTGGAGGCTGCCCTTGGCAAG gTGACTAAAACAATCCTGGCTTTTCACCGGGCAGAGGAGGCAGCTTTCAGCAGCCGGGAGCAGGAGCTTTTTGCTCAGTTCTGTACAGTGTTCCTGGAAGATCTGCTCCCCTACCTTAACCGTTGCCTCCACGTCCTCTTTCCCCCCGCCCAGATAGCACAGACCCTGG GTGTTCCTCCCACGCAGCTGCACAAGTACGGCAGCCTTGGCTGTGTGGACGTGAATGTGATCAAGGAGCCACTCGCCTTCATCCTGCCAAAGAGAGAGGCCATGTTCACTCCAGACGAGAAGGAACTGGCCCAGGAGAGCCCAGCACCTGCACCAGAAATTCCAGGGCCAGAGCAGGGAGTAGAACCCAGTGCGCAGCTGCCTCCGGTGGCTGGAGAGGAGAGCAGTGTGAACGCAATGGCTGTTCTGCAGCCTGATGTCCCAGTAGCCACAACCTAA
- the NIP7 gene encoding 60S ribosome subunit biogenesis protein NIP7 homolog — translation MRPLTEEETRALFEKLAKYIGENIQLLVDRPDGSYCFRLHKDRVYYVSERILKVATSIPGDKLVALGTCFGKFTKTQKFRLHVTALDYLAPYAKYKVWVKPGAEQSFLYGNHVLKSGLGRITENTAQYQGVVVYSMADVPLGFGVAAKSTQDCRKVDPMAIVVFHQADVGEYVRHEETLT, via the exons ATGCGGCCCCTGACGGAGGAGGAGACCCGGGCCCTGTTCGAGAAGCTCGCGAAATa catcgGCGAGAACATCCAGCTGCTGGTGGACCGGCCCGACGGCTCCTACTGTTTCCGCCTGCACAAGGACCGGGTTTACTACGTCAG TGAGAGAATCTTGAAGGTGGCGACCAGTATCCCTGGGGACAAGCTGGTGGCACTTGGCACCTGCTTTGGGAAGTTCACCAAGACCCAGAAGTTCCGGCTCCACGTCACTGCCCTGGATTACCTTGCTCCCTATGCCAAG TATAAAGTGTGGGTGAAACCTGGAGCAGAGCAGTCCTTCCTTTATGGGAACCACGTGCTGAAATCTGGCCTAGGCCGCATCACCGAGAACACAGCTCAGTACCAGGGTGTGGTGGTGTATTCCATGGCCGATGTTCCTCTG GGTTTTGGAGTAGCAGCAAAGTCTACCCAGGACTGCCGGAAAGTGGACCCCATGGCGATCGTAGTGTTTCATCAGGCTGACGTGGGGGAGTACGTGCGGCATGAGGAGACACTTACTTAA